The genomic DNA GGGATGCGGTTTGCTGGGGGCCAGTATGTACGCAGTTTGGGCAGGCAGCTTGCTGCGCAGTTTGGGACAGGCATCTTTCAATGTGCACTGCCGCGCCTTTGGTAACGCTCTCTGGCGGGGCGGTACTACCACCCGTTGAGTTGCGCATGCAGCGTCGGAAACGTGCGTGTCCTTTTAAGCTCTACTGACAACTGAAAACAAGTACTGGTCGTCTAGCGGCGAAGACTCCGCACCCCGGGCACCGCCCGAAGGGTGGTCGGCGGCGACGTCGGTTCGAGTCCGACCCGGTGCTCTGATGATCTTTGACAATTTGAAACGTAACAAGCGCCCATGATGTAGTGGCAGCCTACTGCCTTGCCATGGCGGAAGTGTGGGTTCGATTCCCGCTGGGCGCTCTCGGATTAGGCGTGAGGCTTGAGACGTGAGTGGTGAACAACAGATTCCCTTACTTCCCCTCAATCCTACAGTCTTCAGACTCAAGCCTCATTTTGCGGTGGGTCCTGTGCTGGTACGGGAGGGCGACTGTTAATCGCTTCGTCGCAGGTTCGATTCCTGCCGCCGCAGCGGGCACGTTCAGTGGGGGCAAGCAGAAGGGCAGAAGAAGTTTGAGGGTCCCTTTCGGCTCGGTCCAAATTCAGCTTGAGACAAGCAATGTCAGTCGGAATCGGCGATATACTCAACTCGACTGACAAACTCGTAGGCCGAGGGCGTTCGTGTGCTGTAGTCTTTCGCCATGCGTTGGAATTCCGCGTACGCGGGATGAGCCAGGCACGCGTCACGCGCGCGAACACTTGCAAACGTGAAGAGTACACAGTATGAGCCATTACGAAAGTTCGGATCAATCGCTTGCGGGGCCGGGTCCGCCGGATCATAACCCGTGCTTGCACCCCACTCGAGCCGTGTGATCTCCGAGATCTGATCTGGTAATGCAACGATCTTGTCCTCAAACTCCTGCATCTGCTCGCGCGCGTGTCGGGGTTGAAATGAACTTGAACCACTCGACGCAACATTCCATGAGTCGATGTGCGCACATGTGGGGTCGCATCGTGAATGAAGAATGGAGTAGTGGCTGCTCCAGAGAAATACGGTCCCAGATCATCCAAGCCAACAACCTCCTGTGTTGCTTTGAAGAACTCCTCGTTGCGAAGCAACTGTTGATCTTCGAAGAGCACCAGGACGTAATAACGCAAGGTAGACTCGCCTCTAATTCGCCCCCACTCAAGGCGCTCCATAATCGGCGCTTTCGATGGAATTGCGCGAATGGCGTCTTCGGCATGCCGAATCGCCTGGGGATTCACGTTCGGCCTTGTACGGTAGCTCAACAATCGCAGGACTTTTCCTTCGCTTGATATTTCGCGGCGGCCACATCCGAGCGTGCATAAAAAGCCTACTATCACCAACGCGCAAACAATGTGTTTCATCATGACTGAGCCTACCTGCTTTCGAAGTTGAAAATGGCGGGTAGCGTCGGAATGACAGATCCCAACGCTACCCGCCTGCGATGTCGAAGCGTTCCAGCGTTGAAACTACCCGGCCCGCTATCTCCCCTTAGGCGTGAATTTGCAAATCCGAACATCCGTGACAAGAAATTGTCGATCTTTTTCCCCGCCAAGTAGCAAGGGGGGGCCGTACAGCTATAACGACACTCGGTCGGTCACATCAGAGGAGCGAAAAAGGGGGGGAGCTCATGTTCTCGTCAGGTTGTGGTGTCGATGTTGTGTCGCTCTACGTCCGCGCAAGAGGTATTGTCGAAAGTTGTGTTCTTGAGTGAATGAAAAAGGTGGCGCATCCTGTTGGAACTATCACCCTCCAACGGCCCGACGTGGGCAAAGGAATACGCCATGAATCAGACTAAAACAGATCGAACCGACGTGCCAGTGGACAACCAGATCGATCCCGAAGTGGTTTCCTTCCGGGCTCAGTTCGACCAGCGAAGTCCACTCGACGAAATTGTCCGCGAAGGAGCCAGGCGAATGCTGCAATCTGCGATCGACGCTGAAGTCGAAGCGTTCATCGGCATGCATTCCAGTCGAACCGACGAGCGAGGCAGACGACTCGTCGTCAAAAACGGAAGCTTGCCGGAGCGGGACATCCTCACCGGTGCTGGATCCATTCCCATCACCCAGGGGCGAGTTCGTGACAATGACCCCGATCGCAACCGACGGGTCACGTTTTCGCCCAGCGTGTTGCCAAGCTACCTGCGAAAGACCAAGGCCATCGAAGAATTGATTCCTTGGCTGTACCTCAAAGGGATCTCGACCGGTGATTTCGCGGAAGCCCTTCAGTCGCTTGTGGGCGCGCGTGCCGCAGGGCTGAGTCCCAACGTCGTCTGTCGGCTCAAGGAACAGTGGTGTAGCGAGTACGACGATTGGAGCAAGCGTGATTTATCCGACAAGCAATACGTTTACGTCTGGGCTGATGGAATTCACGCGAAGGTCCGTCTGGAAGACGATGCCAACAAAAAGCAGTGCTTGCTGGTGCTAATGGGAGCAACGCCCGATGGCAAAAAGGAACTGATCGCCGTCCTCGATGGCTACCGTGAAAGCGAACAAAGCTGGAGTGAACTGCTCATCGATCTCAAGCAACGAGGCCTGAAGATGGCTCCGAAGATCGCCATCGGTGACGGTGCGTTAGGCTTCTGGGCGGCGATTCGGAAAGTGTTTCCCGAGACCCGCGAACAGCGCTGTTGGGTCCATAAGACGGCCAACGTTTTGAACAAGATGCCCAAGAGCGTGCAGCCCAAGGCGAAGGGAGACCTGCACGAAATCTGGCAAGCCGAGACGAAGGACGACGCGAACAAAGCGTTCGATCACTTCCTTGAAAAATACGGTGCGAAATACGCTCCTGCATGCGCGTGCTTAAAGAAGGACCGTGACGTGCTGCTGGCATTCTACGATTTCCCGGCGGAGCACTGGAGTCACCTCCGAACGACCAACCCGATCGAGTCCACGTTCGCGACGATCCGGCTTCGCCATCGAAAGACCAAAGGAAGTGGAACCCGGCGAGCAAGCTTGGCGATGATGTTCAAGCTCGCCCAATCAGCATCCAAGAAATGGAGACGCCTGAACTGCCACGAAAAGATCACTCTCGTCACCGAAGGGCGTTCCTTCAAAGACGGAATCATGCAGGATGAGATCGCCGCTTAATTCAATTTCTCAAAACACAACAATTGACAATTACTCTCCGCGCAATTGCTGGAGACCTTGACGCACAGGGTCAACTGTGGTGTGTGCTGCGGTCTCACATGCATCGTATCATTCGCCTGAAGGCGGCCGACCTGGGTATGGAGTGGGCGATTGACGCCGACGATGTTTATGACGAGTTCATTGTGGAACGATTCGCTCTCAAACGGCCAAGAGAGTTTCAGAACGCGTATCACTTCACCTGCTACGTTGAAAAGTGCTTGCGGCGAAAGACGAGCCGTGCGGCAGCGCTAACACGAACAAGCAACGCCTGGATTGAGGGCTTTCATGAACGACTCGTCGCGTCGGTAACCACTGAAGACTTCATCTGGCGTGAGGAGTTGGCGGTCGCACGGGCCAGCCTCACGTTGCGCGAAGATCTGATTTGTCTTTTGGTACAAGAACAGCTGAGTTGGCACGAGATCGGCCGGAGGCTGGGATTGGCTCCCGATACTGCCCGTATGATCCACCAGCGCGCAATTAGCCGAGTCCGCAGTCAACTTTTCGGGGGGGCCTGATATCTCGATTTTCCGAGTTGGTCTCGCTCTTCGTCTGCAAGAACGAGCGAGGTCACAAGCACGGAACTGAAGACTATAGGCACGTCTGCCTCGGGCACCGACGCGCAGCGTTGGTCGGCAGAAGGTGCCGTTTGGGATGCCGTTTGGGACAGGCATCTTGCAGTGTCCACTGTCGCGCTCTTGGTCACGCTCTATGGTGGGATGGTTCTACCACCCGTCGTGTTCAGCATTCAGGTGGAAAACGTGCGTGTCCTTTTAAGCTCTTTTAAGATAAGCCGGAGCCGTGGGTGTCCTTTTAAACTCCTTTTAAGCTCTGCACTAGCTCGCCGGGCCCTGCCTTGCGTTTACTTCAAGTCGGTCCGCTTCAGTTGTTTGGTGAGGAACTGCTGCATCGTGGAATCGCCGGTTTGAGAGTCCCCCGGATATCGCAAATCGGCTTCGACTCCTAGTGCCTGCAATTTTCGCTGTAACATGAGCCCCGACACTGCAGAATGCGTAGGGTCCGACTGGCGTTCTCCAGGAACGGGAGCTTTGTCCTGCGCGGGGAATTCCATGAAGATCCGAGGGTCGTCGTCGCTGGCGTGTTCGATCGGAGAATAACGCTGGATTTGTGGAAGCAGCGAGGCTCGCGCCGCGAGGAACGGTGCAAAGGAATCCGGGCGGGTCGCCCCCGCAAATCCAAACGCCCTGCCCCCATATTCGTAGTTCGGTATCCACTCCCTCGCTTGCTGCGGATCGAGCGATGTTTGCGGCGCCTTTCCTGCGGCACACCACAGTCGGGTTGACTCACGGGAAATGAGGTCATCACTGTTCGGTTCAGCCATGTCGTCATGCATGGCTAACCACAGCGAGGAGCATCCGCCAGCGCTGACACCGCAAGCGCCAATCCGCGCCTTGTCGATCTTCCATTGGCTTGCCTTGGAACGCAGAAACTG from Rosistilla oblonga includes the following:
- a CDS encoding Dabb family protein, giving the protein MLHSRCDPTCAHIDSWNVASSGSSSFQPRHAREQMQEFEDKIVALPDQISEITRLEWGASTGYDPADPAPQAIDPNFRNGSYCVLFTFASVRARDACLAHPAYAEFQRMAKDYSTRTPSAYEFVSRVEYIADSD
- a CDS encoding IS256 family transposase; the protein is MNQTKTDRTDVPVDNQIDPEVVSFRAQFDQRSPLDEIVREGARRMLQSAIDAEVEAFIGMHSSRTDERGRRLVVKNGSLPERDILTGAGSIPITQGRVRDNDPDRNRRVTFSPSVLPSYLRKTKAIEELIPWLYLKGISTGDFAEALQSLVGARAAGLSPNVVCRLKEQWCSEYDDWSKRDLSDKQYVYVWADGIHAKVRLEDDANKKQCLLVLMGATPDGKKELIAVLDGYRESEQSWSELLIDLKQRGLKMAPKIAIGDGALGFWAAIRKVFPETREQRCWVHKTANVLNKMPKSVQPKAKGDLHEIWQAETKDDANKAFDHFLEKYGAKYAPACACLKKDRDVLLAFYDFPAEHWSHLRTTNPIESTFATIRLRHRKTKGSGTRRASLAMMFKLAQSASKKWRRLNCHEKITLVTEGRSFKDGIMQDEIAA
- a CDS encoding sigma-70 family RNA polymerase sigma factor; translation: MHRIIRLKAADLGMEWAIDADDVYDEFIVERFALKRPREFQNAYHFTCYVEKCLRRKTSRAAALTRTSNAWIEGFHERLVASVTTEDFIWREELAVARASLTLREDLICLLVQEQLSWHEIGRRLGLAPDTARMIHQRAISRVRSQLFGGA